In the genome of Manis javanica isolate MJ-LG chromosome 17, MJ_LKY, whole genome shotgun sequence, one region contains:
- the TBCB gene encoding tubulin-folding cofactor B produces the protein MEVTGVSAPTVTVFISSSLNSFRSEKRYSRSLTIAEFKCKLELVVGSPASCMELELYGADDKFYSKLDQEDALLGSYPVDDGCRIHVIDHSGARLGEYEDVSKVEKYEISQDAYDQRQDSVRSFLKRSKLGRYNEEEQAQREAETSQRLSEEKAQAGAIPLGSRCEVRAPGQPPRRGTVMYVGLTDFKPGYWIGVRYDEPLGKNDGSVNGKRYFECLAKYGAFVKPSAVTVGDFPEEDYGLDEM, from the exons ATGGAGGTGACCGGAGTGTCGGCGCCTACAGTGACCGTTTTCATCAGCAGCTCTCTCAACAGCTTTCGCTCCGAGAAGCGGTACAGTCGCAGCCTCACCATAGCTGAGTTCAAG TGTAAACTAGAGCTGGTGGTCGGCAGCCCAGCTTCTTGCATGGAACTGGAGCTGTATGGTGCTGACGACAAGTTCTACAGCAAGTTGGATCAGGAGGATGCACTTCTGGGCTCCTACCCCGTGGACGACGGCTGTCGCATCCAC GTCATTGACCACAGTGGTGCTCGCCTTGGGGAATATGAGGATGTGTCCAAGGTGGAGAAATACGAGATCTCTCAAGATGCCTATGATCAGAGGCAAG ACTCAGTCCGCTCCTTCCTGAAGCGCAGCAAGCTAGGCCGATACAATGAAGAGGAGCAGGCACAGCGAGAGGCCGAGACCTCCCAGCGCCTCAGCGAGGAGAAGGCCCAGGCCGGTGCCATACCTTTGGGCAGCCGCTGTGAGGTGCGGGCGCCTGGGCAGCCCCCGCGCCGGGGCACCGTCATGTATGTAG GACTTACAGATTTCAAGCCTGGCTACTGGATTGGCGTCCGCTATGATGAGCCTCTAGGGAAAAATGATGGCAG TGTGAACGGGAAACGCTATTTCGAATGCCTGGCCAAATATGGCGCCTTTGTCAAGCCATCAGCTGTGACAGTGGGGGACTTCCCTGAGGAGGACTACGGATTGGATGAGATGTGA
- the POLR2I gene encoding DNA-directed RNA polymerase II subunit RPB9, whose amino-acid sequence MEPDGTYEPGFVGIRFCQECNNMLYPKEDKENRILLYACRNCDYQQEADNSCIYVNKITHEVDELTQIIADVSQDPTLPRTEDHPCQKCGHKEAVFFQSHSARAEDAMRLYYVCTAPHCGHRWTE is encoded by the exons ATGGAACCTGACGGGACCTACGAACCGGGTTTCGTGGGTATTCGATTTTGCCAGGAATG TAACAACATGCTTTACCCCAAGGAGGACAAGGAGAACCGCATTCTGCTCTACGCG TGCCGGAATTGTGATTACCAGCAGGAAGCCGACAACAGTTGCATCTATGTCAACAAAATCACGCACGAAGTGGA CGAACTGACCCAGATAATCGCTGACGTGTCCCAGGACCCCACGTTGCCGCGAACCGAGGACCACCCGTGCCAAAA GTGTGGCCACAAGGAGGCGGTGTTCTTCCAGTCGCACAGTGCCCGGGCAGAG GACGCCATGCGCTTGTACTACGTGTGCACAGCCCCGCACTGTGGCCACCGCTGGACCGAGTGA